The proteins below come from a single Bernardetia sp. genomic window:
- a CDS encoding vWA domain-containing protein — MSNQNTHNVFNLIILDESGSMNSIKSTIISGFNEVVQTVKGVAKEYPEQKHFISLVTFNSLKTTTHLENESVEKLKEISQNQYNPTAGTPLFDAMGNSISQLRKITQTHSDYNVLVTILTDGEENSSKEFNQRTIKQMVDELKKENWTFTYIGANHDVENFAATISIENTMKFEANEQDIKQMFSKEKASRMAYSKKIRNNEDTSKGFYE; from the coding sequence ATGTCAAATCAGAACACACACAATGTTTTCAACCTCATTATTTTAGATGAGAGTGGCTCAATGAACAGCATCAAAAGCACTATTATTAGTGGTTTTAATGAAGTTGTCCAGACTGTAAAAGGAGTAGCTAAAGAATATCCAGAGCAAAAACACTTTATCAGTCTTGTTACCTTCAATTCACTAAAGACAACCACGCATTTAGAAAATGAAAGCGTAGAGAAACTAAAGGAAATAAGTCAAAACCAGTACAATCCCACAGCAGGAACACCACTTTTTGATGCTATGGGAAATAGTATTTCACAGCTTCGAAAAATTACTCAAACGCATTCAGATTATAACGTTTTGGTAACTATATTGACAGATGGAGAAGAAAACTCGTCTAAAGAATTTAATCAAAGAACCATCAAGCAAATGGTAGATGAACTCAAAAAAGAAAACTGGACATTTACCTACATAGGAGCAAATCATGATGTGGAAAACTTTGCAGCTACCATTTCTATTGAAAACACAATGAAGTTTGAAGCCAACGAACAAGACATTAAACAGATGTTTAGTAAAGAAAAGGCTTCAAGAATGGCATATAGCAAGAAAATTAGAAATAATGAAGATACTAGCAAAGGATTTTACGAATAA